One genomic segment of Pseudomonas fortuita includes these proteins:
- the gudD gene encoding glucarate dehydratase, translated as MTMQTNPAVHTSTPVVTDLRVIPVAGHDSMLLNLSGAHGPYFTRNVVVLRDSAGNTGLGEVPGGENIRQTLEDARNLVLGQPIGHYQRVLNAMRQTFASRDSAGRGLQTFDLRITVHAVTAIESALLDLLGQHLNVPMAALLGEGQQRDAVKMLGYLFYIGDRQHTDLAYRNEADADDDWFRVRHEKALTPEAVVRLAEAAEQRYGFSDFKLKGGVLRGEEEMEAVTALAERFPEARITLDPNGAWSLKEAIALCRDKHHVLAYAEDPCGAENGYSGREVMAEFRRATGLPTATNMIATDWRQMGHAIQSQAVDIPLADPHFWTMQGSVRVAQMCNDWGLTWGSHSNNHFDISLAMFTQVAAAAPGEITAIDTHWIWQDGQRLTREPLRIVDGHVRVPARPGLGVELDEDQLAKAHECYRNMGLGARDDSVAMQFLIPGWRFDHKRPCLVR; from the coding sequence ATGACTATGCAGACCAATCCCGCCGTTCATACCAGTACTCCGGTGGTCACCGACCTGCGCGTTATTCCCGTGGCCGGCCATGACAGCATGCTGCTGAACCTCAGTGGCGCCCATGGCCCGTATTTCACCCGCAACGTGGTAGTGCTGCGCGACAGCGCTGGCAATACCGGGCTGGGCGAGGTGCCTGGCGGTGAAAACATTCGCCAGACCCTGGAAGACGCCCGCAACCTGGTGCTCGGCCAGCCGATCGGCCACTACCAGCGCGTGCTCAATGCCATGCGCCAGACCTTTGCCAGCCGGGACTCGGCTGGTCGCGGCCTGCAGACGTTTGACCTGCGCATTACCGTGCATGCAGTAACGGCCATCGAGTCGGCACTGCTCGACCTGCTTGGCCAGCACCTCAACGTGCCTATGGCAGCCTTGCTGGGCGAGGGGCAGCAGCGCGATGCGGTGAAGATGCTGGGTTACCTGTTCTACATCGGCGACCGTCAACACACCGACCTGGCCTACCGCAATGAGGCCGATGCCGATGACGACTGGTTCCGCGTGCGCCACGAGAAGGCCTTGACCCCGGAAGCGGTGGTGCGTCTGGCCGAAGCGGCCGAGCAGCGCTATGGCTTCAGCGACTTCAAGCTCAAGGGCGGTGTGCTGCGTGGCGAAGAGGAGATGGAAGCAGTGACGGCGCTGGCCGAGCGCTTCCCCGAAGCCCGTATCACCCTTGACCCTAACGGCGCCTGGTCACTGAAAGAGGCCATTGCCCTGTGTCGCGACAAGCATCACGTACTGGCCTATGCCGAAGACCCCTGCGGCGCCGAGAACGGTTACTCGGGCCGTGAGGTGATGGCCGAGTTCCGCCGTGCCACCGGCCTGCCCACCGCCACCAACATGATTGCCACCGACTGGCGGCAGATGGGCCATGCGATCCAGTCGCAGGCAGTGGATATTCCGCTGGCCGATCCGCACTTCTGGACCATGCAGGGCTCGGTGCGGGTAGCGCAGATGTGCAATGACTGGGGGCTGACCTGGGGTTCGCATTCGAACAACCACTTCGACATTTCGCTGGCGATGTTCACCCAGGTGGCGGCGGCGGCGCCGGGCGAGATCACCGCAATCGACACCCACTGGATCTGGCAGGACGGCCAGCGCCTGACCCGTGAGCCGCTGCGCATTGTCGACGGGCATGTGCGGGTCCCGGCCCGGCCGGGGCTGGGGGTGGAGCTGGATGAGGACCAGTTGGCCAAGGCCCATGAGTGCTACCGCAACATGGGGCTGGGGGCGCGGGATGACAGCGTGGCGATGCAGTTTCTGATCCCGGGCTGGCGCTTCGATCACAAGCGGCCTTGCCTGGTGCGTTGA
- a CDS encoding MFS transporter: MNDTLTPSARHDSDVLASAVAKVKRHVLPLFVIMFIVNYLDRVNIGFIRPHLESDLGISAAAYGFGAGLFFIGYALFEVPSNMLLQKVGARLWLTRIMFTWGLVATAMAFVQNETQFYVLRFLLGVAEAGFFPGVIYYFTRWLPRAERGKAIAIFLSGSALASLISGPLAGALMQIQGLGMHGWQWMLFIEGMASVVLCFFVFFWLDSKPQDAKWLSQAEQDALVAAIDREQREREAVGTVKASAWTLLKDRQIVLFCVIYFCIQLTIYAATFWLPSIIKRMGDLSDLQVGFFNSIPWLISILAMYAFAAGSARWKFQQAWVAGALLVAAIGMFMSTTGGPVFAFVAVCFAAIGFKSASSLFWPIPQGYLDARIAAAVIALINSVGNLGGFVAPTTFGLLEQQTGSIQGGLYGLAVTSVLAAIAIFFVRTRPKGAPTDDLKAPSALGHTH, from the coding sequence GTGAACGACACCCTCACTCCGTCTGCCCGGCACGACAGTGACGTCTTGGCCAGTGCCGTGGCCAAGGTCAAGCGTCATGTCCTGCCGCTGTTTGTCATCATGTTCATCGTCAACTACCTCGACCGCGTCAATATCGGTTTCATCCGCCCGCACCTGGAAAGCGATCTGGGCATCAGCGCTGCGGCCTATGGCTTTGGCGCCGGCTTGTTCTTCATTGGTTATGCGTTGTTCGAAGTGCCTTCGAACATGTTGCTGCAAAAGGTGGGGGCGCGGCTTTGGCTGACCCGCATCATGTTCACCTGGGGCTTGGTAGCCACGGCCATGGCCTTTGTGCAAAACGAAACCCAGTTTTACGTGCTGCGCTTTCTGCTGGGGGTTGCCGAGGCGGGCTTCTTCCCTGGGGTGATCTACTACTTCACCCGCTGGCTGCCACGCGCCGAGCGCGGTAAGGCGATTGCCATCTTCCTCAGCGGTTCGGCGCTGGCTTCGCTGATTTCCGGGCCGCTGGCCGGGGCGTTGATGCAGATTCAGGGCCTGGGTATGCATGGCTGGCAGTGGATGCTGTTCATCGAAGGCATGGCCTCTGTTGTACTGTGCTTCTTCGTGTTTTTCTGGCTGGATTCCAAGCCGCAAGATGCCAAGTGGTTGAGCCAGGCCGAGCAGGACGCGCTAGTGGCCGCCATCGACCGTGAGCAACGTGAGCGTGAAGCCGTTGGTACAGTCAAGGCATCGGCCTGGACCCTGCTCAAGGATCGCCAGATCGTGCTGTTCTGCGTGATCTACTTCTGCATTCAGTTGACCATCTACGCTGCCACCTTCTGGCTGCCTAGCATCATCAAGCGCATGGGTGACCTCAGCGACCTGCAGGTCGGCTTTTTCAACTCGATCCCGTGGCTGATCTCGATCCTGGCCATGTACGCCTTTGCCGCTGGTTCTGCGCGCTGGAAGTTCCAGCAGGCCTGGGTAGCCGGTGCCCTGTTGGTCGCCGCCATCGGCATGTTCATGTCCACCACCGGTGGGCCGGTGTTCGCCTTTGTCGCCGTGTGCTTCGCGGCCATCGGGTTCAAGTCGGCATCGTCACTGTTCTGGCCGATCCCGCAGGGTTACCTGGATGCCCGCATCGCGGCGGCAGTGATCGCCCTGATCAACTCGGTCGGCAACCTCGGCGGCTTTGTTGCCCCCACCACCTTCGGCCTGCTGGAGCAGCAGACCGGTTCGATCCAGGGTGGGCTGTACGGCCTGGCCGTGACCTCGGTGCTGGCGGCCATTGCCATCTTCTTTGTACGCACTCGCCCCAAGGGCGCCCCTACCGATGACCTCAAGGCCCCCTCGGCCCTGGGCCATACCCACTGA
- a CDS encoding FadR/GntR family transcriptional regulator, whose amino-acid sequence MEHENARKHGHSRAHDLVSSLTQQILLGTFKPGDKLPSENTLVREHGVSRTVVREALSKLQASGLVEPRHGIGTFVMARQAQAGLRMAAESAANVRDLLELRIGLEGQAAALAALRRDKGHLVRMRQALDDYQDLAAAGDSCIEPDRRFHLLIAEATGNLYFTEMLLHLGNSLIPRNRMALAERGGAKLARQAYLANLEHEAILNAIRRQDPDAARAAVCLHLSNSRDRLLPG is encoded by the coding sequence ATGGAACACGAAAACGCCCGCAAGCACGGCCACAGCCGCGCCCATGACCTTGTCTCCAGCCTGACCCAACAGATTTTGCTGGGCACCTTCAAGCCGGGCGACAAGCTGCCTTCAGAGAACACGCTGGTGCGCGAGCACGGGGTCAGTCGCACGGTGGTGCGTGAGGCCTTGTCCAAGTTGCAGGCCTCCGGGCTGGTAGAGCCGCGCCACGGTATCGGTACCTTCGTGATGGCGCGCCAGGCCCAGGCCGGGCTGCGTATGGCAGCGGAAAGCGCGGCGAATGTGCGTGACCTGCTGGAACTGCGTATTGGCCTGGAAGGCCAAGCCGCCGCCCTGGCTGCGCTGCGCCGTGACAAGGGGCACCTGGTGCGCATGCGCCAGGCGCTGGATGACTATCAGGACCTGGCAGCCGCCGGCGACAGCTGTATCGAGCCCGACCGACGTTTCCACCTACTGATTGCCGAGGCCACCGGCAACCTGTACTTCACCGAAATGCTGCTGCACCTGGGCAACAGCCTGATCCCGCGCAACCGCATGGCCCTGGCCGAACGCGGCGGGGCGAAGCTGGCGCGGCAGGCGTACCTGGCCAACCTGGAGCACGAGGCAATCCTCAATGCCATCCGCCGGCAAGACCCGGACGCAGCGAGGGCGGCGGTCTGCCTGCACCTGTCCAACAGCCGCGACCGTTTGCTGCCGGGCTAG